From Nocardia sp. NBC_00416:
CTACAGCGGCCAGATTCGAATGTGCAGCGGCCGGATCCGCATACGCAGCGGCCGGATCCGCACATGCAGCGGCCGGATCCGCATGGTCAGCGGCCGGATCCGAACAACCCGCTGCCCCCGCGCCGCACGGATCCAACGAATACTCTGCCCTCCCGTCCCGACCAGTCGAACGGTTCAGCACCCCAACGATCCCGTAATCCGCAACCGGGGCAGAATCCCCCGTCCCCGTCCCCGTCCCCGTCCCCGTCCCCGTCCCCGTCCCCGTCCCCGTCCCCGGGTCGGACCGATCCGGCGAATATCTCTCGGCCGCCCCACCCGCAGCAGCCGGATCCGCGCACTTTCCGCGCCCCGGAATCCCTTCCGCCACCTAGGCAGAGTCCTCCTCCGGCACCCACGGCTTGGGCGCCGACCAACCCGGATGCTCACCGGCCGGATCACCCCGACCGGCACTCCTTCGGGCAGCCCGCACGGGTGCATCCGAGTCCATCGAATCCTCGTCGTCCGAGCCCGCTGCGCCGATTCGTTCAGTGGCTGGCTCCGGCGTCTCGCTCCTCCCGGCCGGAAACACCGGTCTCGGTGCAACCGAGGCCGCCCGTCGCTCACGGTCCGGCTGTCCCACCGGCGACCACTCGACCCGACAACGGGCAACCACCGATGGATGCGAGGATCCCCGACAGTCCATTCGGTTCAACGCCGCCGTTCCAGTCGACAGAGATGGCGCCGACCTATCGGGGAGAAAATACTCCAGGTAATACCGTCTGGCCCGGATCGTGCGTTGACTATCTAGACGAGTACCGTCGGAGTCTGGCGCGCATAACGATCAGGGACGGTCGATTGTACGATTCGAATGGAAATCTGTTCGACACCCGAAATGGGCATTCCGCCTGGGGTGGTAGTGGTCGGGCGATCTTTGTCATGGACCAGAATGGAAACCTGTACGCGTCCACTTACCATGAACAAGGAAAGTTTCACCATTCGAGCTTTCTCGCCGGAGCCCCGGTTTCCGCGGCAGGGGAACTCGTGGTCACCAACGGCGAGCTCAGGCTGCTGACGGACTCGAGTGGTCATTACACGCCCTCACGCGCTTTCTCGTTGCAGGCCGTCAATCATCTGCGCAATCTCGGTGTGAATATTCGGCCGGATCAACTGAGCTTCGTAGCTCCCGCATAGATCATGGAGGATCGTATGGCGTCGCTGTGGCCAGGGATGGTGAACACGATTGTCTACAGTGTCCAATTCGACGACCTCGGTGAGGTCACCCGAGACCGAATTGTTCGAGCGCTTCTCACCGAGCCGATCGATACACTCACTCCTGAGCAGGAGTTCGAAGCCCTATCCGAGGGGATAAGGAACAACTATCCGCTCCCGGATGTGGTCGAGACCAGATATCAGCCCTCCGAGATCAGGGATTTCATCGCCGCGGTGGTCGAACAGATGGATGCAGCGCGACCTTGGCCGGTTCTCCCGTATCTCCCTTTGCCTGCGGAGCAGCTTCGTGGATTTCTGGCTTCGGCGCGCCCGATTGCCCGGGTGCACCTGCCGTTCACCGAAGTCGAAACGGCAATGAAGAGAAACTTCAGGGGAAGCCCGGAATTCGGTGAATTTCTTCTCTTGCGTATGCATTCCGGTATCGATGCCGCTTTTTTCGCCAACTACTGGGACGACAGCAGCGACACCTTGCTCTCGGCCACCGCGGTACCTTTTTACGCTCATGACATCGTGGCGGAGTTGGTAGCCGGCTCCGGTCTGCGTTCGGAGGACTTCTCTTTGACGATTTGGCCCGAGCCTCCCGAATCCGGTTACCCCCCGTACGAAACCACCCCGCTACGAACCGAATTCCACGGCGAGCACCTGCCGGGCAACGCGCAGTGGGGCGGTACGTTCGTCAATTATCTGAGCCCGCAGGAGCGGGAGCCGTACCGTTTGTTCGCCAACAACGGCCTGCTCTACACCAGTGAGCAGCAGCCGTTGGATACCTCGTACGCGCGCACCCTGTGGACCCCGCAGGGCGGCCGGGCGATTTTCGTCATGGACGACCAGGGGCAGCTCTACGCGTCGCCTTATCACCTGCTCGGTGAGTTCCACCATTCCAGCTTCCTGGCCGGGAACCCGGTGGCGGGCGCCGGGGAGATCCGGGCTGTACAGGGAAGGGTCGAGCTCATATCCGATCACAGCACGCACTACCAGCCGCCGCGCAGGTTCACTCGGCAGGTGATCGATAGCTTGGTCCGGCAGGGGATCGCGTTCGATGAGCGGGCTGTCGAATACCACTACCCCGCCTGAAGCCGTGACGGGAAGCTGACAACAGTGCCGAGACTATGGACGGACAATCTATGAGTGGTCGAATTCCTCCGATGGGGTTTGGGGTAAGCCCTGGAACGCCGGGCTTCCAGCCTGCGAACTATGAAGGTTCCACGCTCCATCCAGTCGTCCATCTGCCGGTCGTACTGCGGGGCGAGTTCATGGGAGCCCTTTGGGGGGCGACGACGAGTCGATCGGCGGGGTTCGTTCGTCGGTTGAAATTCGATCCCGATGATCTGACGATCGATCCGTTCTCCGATCCATCCCTGCGGTGCTCGTTCGTGTGGGAGGACCGGTTGTCGCAGTCCTACGCGGAGAACCTGACCCCCTACCAGGCGGTGACTCGGTGGAGAGGCGCACCCGAGGATCCGATAGGCGGCTATATCCCCCCGGACGCGGTGGAAGCCGAAGTGCGGAGTCTGGCCGAACTGTACGAACTCACCAACCCGGGTGGACCGCCGCCGCCTGGTGTGATGATCCAGGACGGCTTGTATCCCGACGGCACACCAGCCGATCGTTCGCAAGGGTGGGGGTCGCTGGGCGGCTATACCCGTCCCATGTACCCCACCTTCACGGATGCAGCGGTTCGGTACGTCCCAGTTACCGCCGGGGGAGCCGTTCTCGGATATCTCTGGGCGTCCACGGCCGAAGACGCCGCCGCCTACCTGCCCAGCGAGCAAGCGGGCAAGCCCGGGCTCGTCGCGGCAGGGTGGTGGCGGGGAAGGCTCGGCGACTGGTACGAGAGTGAGCTGGCGCCCACGGCCGCGCTCGCCGCGTCTCGGCAGGTTCCGGAGAACGCGTTCGGTGGCGTCGTCACCGTCGACGCGCCCGAACACCAGGCGCCTTCGCTTGCGCACCTGATCGATGTGGCGCAGCGGAGGTAACACCGCCTTTTGCTAGCCACTGTGCAGGTTCACTCGGCAGGTGATCGATAGCTTGGTCCGGCAGGGGATCGCGTTCGATGAGCGGGCTGTCGAATACCACTACCCCGCCTGACGCCGCGACGGGACACTGATACGCGTAGAAGGCCGTGGGCTACCGACTGTCTCGGATACGCTGCGGCCCTGAGATATTCGACAGACGAAAGGCAGTGATTATGATCCGCAAGGTCCTGCTGGCGGTCAGCGCCGGAATTCTGATCAGCACACCCGTGACGGCGTCGGCCGATGTCGCGGTACCGGAAGCCGAGGCCGGCCCTGCCGCGCAGGAGGTGGCGATCAGTACCGGGTCGGCGGTGGGGGATGCCGTCATCAACGGGCTCATTCTCGCGATCTTCGGGCCGAACGATCCGTCGACGTGCAAGTTTCCCTACTGCTTCTGACGACGCGCTGTCCGGGCACGGTGAGCGGTTCGCCGCCGTACCGGGCCGTGGCCGAGCGGCCGGGCCTGTTCCCGGGTGACCTGCCCGTCCGTTAGATTGGCCAACCGGGCGGCCGCGCCGCCCGGTTGGCAGGACCGTCGAGGGTTAGGGATCGTATGACGAAGACCGCGCTGGTGACCGGGGCATCGTCGGGGATCGGGCGGGCGACCGCCGCACTGCTGGTCGACCGCGGGTATCGGGTGATCGGGACCAGCCGGAACCCGGAGACGATCGCGGAGTCGGCGCGAGTGGCGGGGGTCGAGTATCGCGCGCTGGATCTCACCGATCCGGCCGGTATCGAGCGGTTCGGGGCGGAATCGGGGCCGGTGGATGTGCTGGTCAACAATGCGGGGGAGAGCCAGTCGGGGCCGCTCGAGGAGTTGCCGCTCGAGGCGATCGGCCGACTGTTCCAGTTGAACGTGTTCGGTGCGGTGCGGCTGTCGCAGCTCGTGCTGCCGGGGATGCGGGAACGCGGGTACGGGCGGATCATCATGGTCGGATCGATGCTGGCGAGCTTCCCGCTGGCCTATCGGTCCTCGTATGTGGCGGCGAAGGCGGCGATCAAGGGGTTCGCGGACGCCGCGCGGCTGGAGACGGCGCCGTTCGGGGTGTGGATCAGCACGGTGGA
This genomic window contains:
- a CDS encoding SDR family oxidoreductase, producing MTKTALVTGASSGIGRATAALLVDRGYRVIGTSRNPETIAESARVAGVEYRALDLTDPAGIERFGAESGPVDVLVNNAGESQSGPLEELPLEAIGRLFQLNVFGAVRLSQLVLPGMRERGYGRIIMVGSMLASFPLAYRSSYVAAKAAIKGFADAARLETAPFGVWISTVEPGSIATGIGERRTEYIAEDSVYAADFRTMLTHLDSNERSGISAAQVAETILRAIEADNPKPLYARGSRAPIVFLLRRLLPAAVIEKVVAGMHGLKR